The following are from one region of the Methanomassiliicoccales archaeon LGM-DZ1 genome:
- a CDS encoding ISL3 family transposase, with product MDVCEMMGEHLGLVPPWKATEFWSEPNARGELDDHLRVEVPPGSCMPCPQCGRMCRIHDRTPERAWRSLDVVSRRLYIHARIPRTDCPDCGVRRADVPWARPHSHFTLSMESMIMAMCREMAVSAAAALIHEDANRIWRLVRHSARKLVEGMDLSHVTAVGVDEKCFSGHDAFVTVFADIVRHRVLFVTPGKGSDAVGEFRDFLTEHGGRAANIADFTCDFGAAYVSGIGRYFKRARITFDRFHLVKLANDAMNDVNFGKMKLAVNRMKVKYMMVRNSGSLTDGEKELRDRICEDNEELGHAYRLKESLVSVYSMGDADIARDHLLGWVSWAGRSGFRPFARLAKTVEANIEGILRWFSTGMSNALLEGTNSLISLIKRRARGFKRVENLIAVCYLTGARGKVDLYGAPR from the coding sequence ATGGACGTATGCGAAATGATGGGGGAGCACCTGGGACTGGTGCCTCCCTGGAAAGCGACCGAGTTCTGGAGCGAACCGAACGCGAGAGGGGAGCTGGACGACCACCTGCGGGTGGAGGTGCCGCCCGGGAGCTGTATGCCCTGTCCGCAGTGCGGGCGCATGTGCCGGATACACGACCGTACTCCGGAGAGGGCCTGGAGGAGCCTGGACGTCGTGTCCAGGCGCCTGTACATCCATGCGCGGATACCGCGCACGGACTGCCCGGACTGCGGCGTCAGGAGGGCGGACGTCCCGTGGGCCCGCCCCCACTCGCACTTCACCCTCTCCATGGAGTCCATGATCATGGCCATGTGCAGGGAGATGGCGGTATCCGCGGCGGCCGCCCTCATACACGAGGACGCGAACCGCATATGGCGCCTTGTGAGGCACAGTGCCAGGAAGTTGGTGGAAGGCATGGACCTGTCGCACGTGACGGCGGTCGGTGTCGACGAGAAGTGCTTCTCCGGCCACGATGCGTTCGTGACCGTCTTCGCGGACATCGTGCGGCATCGGGTGCTCTTCGTGACCCCCGGCAAAGGCTCCGACGCCGTCGGGGAGTTCAGGGATTTCCTGACGGAGCACGGGGGACGTGCGGCGAACATCGCCGATTTCACCTGCGACTTCGGAGCGGCGTACGTCTCAGGCATCGGGCGCTACTTCAAGAGGGCGCGGATAACCTTCGACAGGTTCCACCTCGTGAAGCTGGCCAACGACGCCATGAACGACGTGAACTTCGGGAAGATGAAGCTGGCGGTCAACCGCATGAAGGTCAAGTACATGATGGTCCGGAACTCCGGCAGCCTGACCGACGGGGAGAAGGAGCTGAGGGACAGGATCTGCGAGGACAACGAGGAACTGGGCCATGCGTACAGGCTCAAGGAGTCGCTGGTGTCGGTGTACTCGATGGGGGATGCCGACATCGCGAGGGACCATCTCCTGGGATGGGTCTCCTGGGCCGGGCGCTCGGGCTTCCGCCCGTTCGCCAGGCTGGCCAAGACCGTGGAGGCGAACATCGAGGGGATACTCCGGTGGTTCTCCACCGGGATGTCCAACGCCCTCCTGGAGGGGACCAACTCGCTGATCTCCCTCATCAAGAGGCGCGCCAGGGGATTCAAGCGGGTCGAGAACCTGATAGCCGTTTGTTATCTCACCGGTGCCAGAGGCAAAGTGGATCTGTACGGGGCTCCGAGGTGA
- a CDS encoding site-specific integrase, whose translation MPPEQITFEVMAEVENVMVCDQLTPNKINAAMINTARFIEYLTGNNPCKDYYVNSSGRWFDGHLGDFRFQDQLDQYQEYLENKGYRPATIVQKNSHIVNCCRVLTKEKHILFVSQIDTECYAHLQGLMGNLNRKQADKIIHDLDEFVIFCCGKTLLRDYRKGRRISKEYERTEEWEEFVVDLESFIEDSEERGLRPQTLKGYRKALKEGYAAILDRIGMMRFRDIDFHVMRRLRKVMTEYKQRTVRQYLTVIGRMVEFLTGNNPYYRADMVWPVEPVERTWIFKDEWKTLWNSADVTQRLILALTGGMGLRRFEVAQPNLSDIQGNIMTIRGKGCGADGKSVRKQIPPTVMKCIEEYKQYRSEILSETEDLSGGNLIIRPNSRLKGTPATKKYIEVVLKELTDKERIHASCHTMRRFYCTSLVDAGLDMDTVRRMMRHNSLDTTLNIYLYADPRKLDKGTAGVEDTIFG comes from the coding sequence ATGCCTCCCGAACAGATCACCTTCGAGGTGATGGCCGAGGTCGAGAACGTAATGGTGTGCGACCAGCTTACCCCGAACAAGATCAATGCGGCGATGATAAACACGGCCCGTTTCATCGAATATCTCACCGGTAACAACCCCTGCAAGGACTATTATGTCAACAGTAGCGGAAGATGGTTCGACGGTCACCTGGGGGATTTCAGATTCCAGGACCAGCTGGACCAGTACCAGGAATACCTTGAGAACAAGGGCTACCGTCCCGCCACTATCGTGCAGAAGAACTCCCACATCGTGAACTGCTGCCGGGTACTGACCAAGGAGAAACACATCCTGTTCGTCAGCCAGATCGATACCGAATGCTACGCGCACCTCCAGGGCCTCATGGGTAATCTGAACAGGAAACAGGCCGACAAGATAATCCACGACCTCGACGAGTTCGTGATATTCTGCTGCGGTAAGACCCTTCTCAGGGATTACCGCAAGGGGAGAAGAATCTCTAAAGAGTATGAACGTACCGAGGAGTGGGAGGAATTCGTCGTGGATTTGGAGAGCTTCATTGAGGATTCCGAGGAAAGAGGCCTCCGCCCGCAGACCCTCAAAGGGTACCGCAAGGCATTGAAGGAGGGTTATGCGGCCATCCTCGACAGGATCGGCATGATGCGGTTCCGCGACATAGACTTCCACGTGATGCGCAGGCTGAGGAAGGTCATGACCGAATACAAGCAGAGGACGGTTAGACAGTACCTCACGGTAATCGGCAGGATGGTTGAATTCCTCACAGGGAACAATCCGTACTACCGCGCCGATATGGTGTGGCCAGTGGAACCCGTCGAGAGGACGTGGATCTTCAAGGACGAATGGAAGACCCTCTGGAATTCAGCCGATGTGACCCAGCGCCTGATACTCGCCCTTACGGGCGGGATGGGGCTCCGCAGATTCGAGGTTGCTCAGCCGAACCTCTCCGATATACAGGGGAACATAATGACGATTCGCGGAAAGGGGTGCGGTGCTGACGGTAAATCAGTCCGCAAGCAGATCCCGCCCACGGTGATGAAGTGCATCGAGGAATACAAACAATACCGTTCCGAAATCCTTTCGGAGACCGAGGACCTCTCGGGCGGGAACCTTATCATCCGTCCGAACAGCAGGCTCAAGGGAACGCCCGCGACGAAGAAGTACATCGAGGTCGTTCTAAAAGAGCTGACCGACAAGGAGCGCATACACGCATCCTGCCACACCATGAGAAGGTTCTACTGCACCTCGCTGGTGGATGCCGGACTCGATATGGACACGGTTCGGAGGATGATGCGGCACAACAGTCTCGACACTACTCTGAACATCTACCTCTATGCCGATCCCCGCAAACTCGACAAGGGAACCGCAGGGGTCGAGGACACCATCTTCGGATAA
- a CDS encoding U32 family peptidase → MEILSPAGSPEGLAAAVMGGCDAVYLGGKSFGARAFSSNFTDGQIEGAVGYCHDRGVKVYVTVNTLIKDSEMDDAVSFVRFLADIGADGVLLQDLGLLRALHSVDIPKHASTQMGICSRRGLQWCAENGLSRAVLNRELTFEELKDIVRDSPVETEVFVQGALCYCLSGGCLFSSLVGGRSGNRGQCAQPCRKKYAMDGKASYRLSSADLYGVEWLKKLESIGITSAKIEGRMRSQAYAYLSARVYSSANRGIPYEEWKEDDELLKTVFNRGYCDGYLGGVVSPVQQEYADNRGFYLGKASFKGRKFSTGELRYPVNVRDGISIYDGDEKIGGFKLTSVGRAASPFALPDGTYDVYRTYDPRIDEVKNMIGEAPKLSGSTERRRAHVPCREIERAKRELPEMSFYVSSVRNLNAVLPYADRIYYDNPQSLDEAKGICAGEGIECVEMAPRFDPAWMPHDGPYMANTPGQVFGTEDRVYASYFMNVFNAHVRMPFWQTTLSTELADREIEEIAKHFPGRLEVMVFGRTELMCTRDPGLRTGVLEDEKGYRFPVYRDPYGTARILNSSDLMLLPYLRQLGSFGIDSAGIDVRKRPERIAAAVAKAFAEDDVPAKKDLAGICGGINYGAYLRGTE, encoded by the coding sequence ATGGAGATCCTATCGCCCGCAGGTTCGCCCGAGGGGCTCGCCGCCGCTGTCATGGGCGGATGCGACGCCGTCTATCTGGGAGGGAAGTCGTTCGGTGCCCGCGCGTTCTCATCGAACTTCACCGACGGGCAGATCGAGGGAGCGGTCGGCTATTGCCACGACCGCGGGGTGAAGGTCTACGTCACCGTCAACACCCTCATCAAGGACTCGGAGATGGATGATGCGGTCTCTTTCGTGAGATTCCTCGCGGACATCGGCGCAGACGGGGTGCTCCTGCAGGACCTGGGCCTCCTCAGGGCCCTGCATTCCGTGGACATCCCGAAGCATGCCTCGACCCAGATGGGGATCTGCTCCCGCCGGGGCCTGCAGTGGTGCGCCGAGAACGGGCTGTCGAGGGCCGTGCTCAACAGGGAGCTGACCTTCGAGGAGCTCAAGGACATCGTCAGGGACTCGCCGGTGGAGACCGAGGTCTTCGTGCAGGGGGCGCTGTGCTACTGCCTCTCCGGAGGGTGCCTCTTCTCCTCCCTCGTCGGCGGCCGCAGCGGGAACCGGGGCCAGTGCGCCCAGCCCTGCAGGAAGAAGTACGCCATGGACGGGAAGGCCTCCTACCGCCTGAGCAGCGCCGACCTCTACGGCGTTGAATGGCTGAAGAAGCTGGAATCGATAGGGATCACCTCGGCGAAGATCGAGGGGAGGATGAGGAGCCAGGCGTACGCCTACCTCTCCGCCAGGGTCTATTCGTCTGCCAACAGGGGGATCCCGTACGAGGAATGGAAGGAGGACGACGAGCTCCTGAAGACCGTCTTCAACCGCGGGTACTGCGACGGCTACCTCGGAGGGGTCGTCTCGCCCGTGCAGCAGGAGTACGCCGACAACCGCGGGTTCTACCTCGGGAAGGCATCGTTCAAAGGCAGGAAGTTCAGCACGGGCGAGCTCAGGTACCCGGTGAACGTCCGCGACGGCATCTCCATCTACGACGGCGACGAGAAGATCGGCGGGTTCAAGCTTACCTCCGTCGGCCGCGCCGCCTCCCCCTTCGCCCTCCCGGACGGGACATACGACGTCTACAGGACGTACGATCCCAGGATAGATGAAGTGAAGAACATGATAGGGGAGGCGCCGAAGCTCTCGGGGAGCACCGAGAGACGCCGGGCCCATGTCCCCTGCAGGGAGATCGAGAGGGCCAAGAGGGAGCTTCCCGAGATGTCCTTCTACGTCAGCTCCGTGAGGAACCTGAACGCGGTCCTCCCTTACGCGGACAGAATCTACTACGATAATCCTCAGTCCCTCGATGAGGCGAAGGGCATCTGCGCCGGGGAGGGGATCGAGTGCGTCGAGATGGCGCCCAGGTTCGACCCGGCATGGATGCCGCATGATGGCCCCTACATGGCCAACACCCCCGGGCAGGTGTTCGGGACCGAGGACCGCGTGTACGCGAGCTATTTCATGAACGTATTCAACGCGCACGTCAGGATGCCGTTCTGGCAGACCACCCTCTCGACGGAGCTGGCGGACCGCGAGATCGAGGAGATCGCCAAGCACTTCCCGGGAAGGCTCGAGGTCATGGTGTTCGGGAGGACGGAGCTCATGTGCACCCGGGACCCCGGCCTCAGGACCGGCGTCCTGGAGGACGAGAAGGGGTACCGCTTCCCGGTCTACCGCGACCCCTACGGCACCGCCCGCATCCTCAACTCCTCTGACCTCATGCTCCTGCCCTACCTGAGGCAGCTGGGCTCCTTCGGGATCGATTCCGCCGGCATTGACGTGAGGAAGCGCCCCGAGAGGATCGCGGCCGCCGTGGCCAAGGCGTTCGCCGAGGACGACGTCCCCGCCAAGAAGGACCTTGCAGGGATCTGCGGCGGCATCAACTACGGCGCGTACCTCCGCGGCACCGAATGA
- a CDS encoding alpha/beta fold hydrolase, translating into MPYAESRNARIHYETEGSGRPLILVTGLAGDTGFWARTVPLLKDSFEVVTLDNRGAGSTSYSGRFSVADMADDVISVMDSAGIGRADILGWSMGSHIALRAAAGNPSRFSTLTLVSCYLHRPARAAYILDYLASGYARGDVDAATVGRVLNVLLHTPSFFEKAEREGRKIREMKAPDPQGFMYQMHAVDSYDAEKDARSLKVPTLSVHGLEDIMTEPSAGDEIASKIEGCSVLRLPGEGHIIRPENYIPRVKDFILSRRR; encoded by the coding sequence GTGCCTTACGCTGAAAGCAGGAACGCCAGGATCCATTACGAGACCGAGGGGTCGGGCCGGCCCCTGATACTGGTCACCGGCCTGGCCGGGGATACCGGATTCTGGGCCAGGACCGTCCCCCTCCTGAAGGACTCCTTCGAGGTCGTCACCCTCGATAACCGCGGCGCCGGGTCCACCTCCTATTCCGGGAGGTTCTCGGTCGCCGACATGGCGGACGATGTGATCTCCGTTATGGACAGTGCCGGCATAGGCCGCGCCGATATCCTCGGATGGTCGATGGGGTCCCACATTGCGCTGAGGGCGGCCGCCGGGAACCCCTCCCGCTTCTCCACCCTCACCCTGGTCTCATGCTACCTGCACCGCCCCGCCCGCGCGGCCTACATCCTCGATTACCTCGCATCCGGGTATGCGCGCGGGGATGTCGACGCCGCCACCGTCGGCAGGGTGCTGAACGTCCTCCTGCACACGCCCTCCTTCTTCGAGAAGGCCGAGAGGGAGGGCAGGAAGATAAGAGAGATGAAGGCCCCCGACCCGCAGGGATTCATGTACCAGATGCACGCGGTCGACAGCTATGACGCGGAGAAGGACGCCAGGTCGCTGAAGGTCCCGACGCTCTCGGTCCACGGCCTCGAGGACATCATGACCGAGCCCTCCGCAGGCGATGAGATCGCCTCGAAGATAGAGGGCTGCTCGGTGCTCAGGCTCCCGGGCGAGGGGCATATAATACGCCCCGAGAATTACATACCCAGAGTGAAGGATTTCATCCTGTCTCGCCGGCGCTGA
- a CDS encoding YkgJ family cysteine cluster protein: MVLYRGKYDLRGLASISPEMEEDLDQAYDICMSYRDSFPCEMCGKCCCQPNIIIRPDEVDRISRASGIDLYTFMTQVVYQTADGDILMKKGRNAPCRFLGKDRKCTIWADRPEICDEFPYAVSMFMSRVYLALTNEDADIMQMTEYMDESWPCTRHIRETIEGKIAEGRKARAERIAQRRRDRMKSFTLGM; encoded by the coding sequence ATGGTCCTGTACCGCGGGAAGTACGACCTCAGGGGGCTGGCGTCCATCTCCCCCGAGATGGAGGAGGACCTCGACCAGGCGTACGATATATGCATGTCCTACAGGGACAGCTTCCCGTGCGAGATGTGCGGGAAGTGCTGCTGCCAGCCCAACATCATCATCCGCCCTGATGAGGTGGACAGGATCTCCCGGGCGTCCGGTATAGACCTGTACACGTTCATGACCCAGGTTGTCTATCAGACCGCGGACGGGGACATTTTGATGAAGAAAGGCCGGAACGCTCCCTGCAGGTTCCTCGGGAAAGATAGGAAGTGCACCATCTGGGCGGACCGCCCGGAGATCTGCGACGAGTTCCCCTATGCCGTCTCCATGTTCATGAGCAGGGTCTACCTGGCCCTGACGAACGAGGACGCGGACATAATGCAGATGACGGAGTACATGGACGAGTCCTGGCCCTGCACCCGCCATATCAGGGAGACCATCGAAGGGAAGATCGCCGAAGGCCGTAAGGCCCGCGCCGAGCGCATCGCTCAGCGCCGGCGAGACAGGATGAAATCCTTCACTCTGGGTATGTAA
- a CDS encoding class I SAM-dependent methyltransferase, with the protein MDGGREAWERLYASNGRQWRGSADIGFVSVSTGESFLELGCGNGKTARALADAGAAVTGVDFSPSAVAECRRLLGGRAVFAEADVRSLPFPDGSFAKATAFHVLEHLSDEGLAEAVSEVRRVLAPGGTLYLRCFAEGDLRSGGKKEDMRNGIAYRYWSLDDVKRAFPSDSWEIVSAERIDSPTRFGGVRRRLECVIRRID; encoded by the coding sequence ATGGACGGCGGCAGGGAGGCATGGGAGAGGCTGTACGCTTCGAACGGCAGGCAGTGGAGGGGATCGGCTGACATAGGTTTCGTATCGGTCTCCACCGGCGAATCCTTCCTGGAGCTGGGATGCGGGAACGGCAAGACCGCGCGCGCCCTGGCCGACGCCGGGGCAGCTGTCACCGGCGTGGACTTCTCCCCGTCGGCGGTGGCCGAATGCAGGAGGCTTCTGGGGGGCCGCGCCGTCTTCGCCGAGGCGGACGTGAGATCGCTCCCGTTCCCCGACGGCTCGTTCGCCAAGGCGACGGCCTTCCACGTCCTGGAGCACCTGTCCGATGAGGGCCTCGCCGAAGCCGTCTCCGAGGTCCGCAGGGTGCTCGCCCCCGGAGGTACGCTCTATCTCCGCTGCTTCGCGGAGGGGGACCTGCGCTCGGGCGGGAAGAAGGAGGACATGCGCAACGGGATCGCGTACCGCTATTGGTCGCTTGACGATGTGAAGCGCGCCTTCCCCTCAGATTCCTGGGAGATCGTCTCCGCGGAGCGCATCGATTCCCCGACGCGTTTCGGAGGCGTCCGCCGGCGCCTAGAGTGCGTCATCCGTCGCATAGATTAA
- a CDS encoding phenylacetate--CoA ligase, producing the protein MYWNPRIETMPYEELQKLQYRELKQNVYFHYTNNKFYHDRMKEAGVSPLDINSLEDVRKLPFMFKQDLRDNYPDGMFSVPKNDIVRYHMSSGTSGKPTLVAYTRNDLEYWTEALARSFTSCGIGPDDIMQISYGYGLFTGGLGAHYGAERVGATVLPASTGNTQRQIEMMQDLGVTVIACTPSYLTHLCTTARAMGIDWRRDMKLKKAVLGAEPWSESMRTKLQNEMGIRCYDIYGTSEQAGPMFTECEYQKGAHICGDIMLVEILDRDTGEPLEPGNEGEMAITMLKKEAMPMIRYRMRDVTTLNVEECECGRTSPRIGRICGRTDDMLIVRGINVFPSQVEYALMRIPEIGDQYMIVVTREGDLDRMVVQVELKPEAFTDNMARMNSIRAHVESELKRYLNIAVEVELKAPGELPRFDGKAKRVIDKRVY; encoded by the coding sequence ATGTATTGGAACCCCCGCATAGAAACGATGCCGTACGAGGAGCTGCAGAAGCTCCAGTACCGCGAACTGAAGCAGAACGTCTATTTCCATTACACGAACAACAAGTTCTATCACGACAGGATGAAGGAGGCAGGGGTCTCCCCGCTGGACATCAACAGCCTGGAGGACGTCAGGAAGCTCCCCTTCATGTTCAAGCAGGACCTCCGCGACAACTATCCGGACGGCATGTTCTCCGTGCCGAAGAACGACATCGTCAGGTACCACATGTCCTCCGGGACCTCGGGGAAGCCCACCCTCGTCGCCTACACCCGGAACGACCTCGAGTACTGGACGGAAGCGCTCGCCCGCTCGTTCACCTCCTGCGGCATCGGGCCGGACGACATCATGCAAATCTCCTACGGCTACGGCCTGTTCACCGGCGGCCTGGGCGCCCATTACGGAGCGGAGCGCGTCGGCGCCACCGTGCTGCCCGCATCCACCGGGAACACCCAGAGGCAGATCGAGATGATGCAGGACCTGGGCGTCACCGTCATCGCCTGCACCCCGTCCTACCTAACCCACCTCTGCACCACCGCCAGGGCCATGGGCATCGACTGGAGGAGGGACATGAAGCTGAAGAAGGCCGTCCTCGGCGCCGAGCCCTGGTCGGAGAGCATGAGGACCAAGCTCCAGAACGAGATGGGCATCAGATGCTACGACATCTACGGGACCTCCGAGCAGGCCGGCCCCATGTTCACCGAGTGCGAGTACCAGAAGGGCGCGCACATCTGCGGCGACATCATGCTGGTGGAGATCCTCGACCGCGACACCGGGGAGCCCCTGGAGCCCGGCAACGAAGGGGAGATGGCCATCACCATGCTGAAGAAGGAGGCCATGCCCATGATCCGCTACAGGATGAGGGACGTCACCACCCTGAACGTGGAGGAGTGCGAGTGCGGCAGGACCTCCCCCAGGATCGGGAGGATCTGCGGCAGGACCGACGACATGCTTATCGTCCGCGGGATCAATGTCTTCCCATCCCAGGTCGAGTACGCCCTCATGCGCATACCGGAGATCGGCGATCAGTACATGATCGTGGTCACCAGGGAGGGCGACCTCGACCGCATGGTGGTGCAGGTGGAGCTGAAGCCCGAGGCCTTCACCGACAACATGGCGAGGATGAACTCCATCCGCGCCCATGTGGAATCCGAACTGAAGAGGTACCTGAACATCGCCGTCGAAGTGGAGCTTAAGGCCCCGGGGGAGCTCCCCAGGTTCGACGGCAAGGCCAAGAGAGTCATTGACAAGAGGGTGTATTGA
- a CDS encoding amino acid-binding protein: protein MSDYIIEQLSIFVSNEPGALAKVSRTLGECGISMKACNLAESNEFGILRAIVEDPDDAIAKLKAAGIVVKKTQIIGVAINDDPGSMYESTNALGKAGINIEYGYAFVGKQGPALLMKTDDPVRSAEVLGRAGLKVLRTGDL from the coding sequence ATGAGCGACTACATTATCGAGCAGCTGTCTATATTCGTGAGCAACGAGCCCGGGGCCCTGGCCAAGGTCTCCCGGACCCTCGGCGAGTGCGGCATCAGCATGAAGGCATGCAACCTCGCCGAGTCCAACGAGTTCGGGATCCTCCGCGCCATCGTGGAAGATCCGGACGACGCCATCGCCAAGCTGAAGGCCGCCGGCATCGTGGTGAAGAAGACCCAGATCATCGGCGTCGCCATCAACGACGACCCCGGGTCCATGTACGAGTCCACGAACGCCCTCGGAAAGGCAGGGATCAACATAGAGTACGGGTACGCGTTCGTCGGGAAGCAGGGCCCCGCCCTGCTCATGAAGACCGACGACCCCGTCCGCTCCGCCGAGGTTCTCGGCAGGGCCGGGCTGAAGGTGCTGAGGACCGGGGACCTCTGA
- a CDS encoding translation elongation factor 1 alpha-related protein has protein sequence MANLNIAALGAPGLAAEIGKKGTVSDMTFYEVKEGKDSITLIEPTKYPEKLSSLFYATQIGEFVILTVDKIDSFLGETIVMADSLERTRGWIVLRNYIQPEQVKPLIAGTSLESYEFKEEDPTAMRLELIAMAKAESREPGEGTCGSCPVDSHFNVKGVGTVVIGAVADGWFRVHDKMTVWPLGKEVILRSIQKHDIDCQDGEKGDHVGLALKGIESEELDRGFVVSTDPSIKMTQELNAKVAYNRFYRGDLKEGMMVHVGHWMQMVPARIESASGRDSEVKMAFDGKIIHKPGDTAVVMYLEGGKLRVIGTVVLP, from the coding sequence ATGGCCAATCTGAACATCGCCGCCCTGGGGGCGCCCGGCCTGGCCGCGGAGATCGGGAAGAAGGGGACCGTCTCCGACATGACCTTCTACGAGGTCAAGGAAGGAAAGGACTCCATAACCCTCATCGAGCCGACGAAATACCCGGAGAAACTGTCATCGCTGTTCTACGCGACGCAGATCGGGGAGTTCGTCATCCTCACCGTCGACAAAATCGATTCCTTCCTGGGAGAGACCATAGTCATGGCCGACTCCCTCGAGAGGACCCGCGGATGGATCGTCCTCAGGAACTACATCCAGCCGGAGCAGGTGAAGCCGCTCATAGCCGGCACCTCCCTGGAGAGCTACGAGTTCAAGGAGGAGGACCCCACCGCCATGAGACTGGAGCTCATCGCCATGGCCAAGGCGGAGAGCAGGGAGCCCGGGGAGGGCACCTGCGGGTCCTGCCCGGTGGACAGCCACTTCAACGTCAAGGGTGTCGGGACAGTGGTCATAGGAGCAGTCGCCGACGGCTGGTTCCGCGTGCACGACAAGATGACGGTATGGCCTCTGGGGAAGGAGGTCATCCTGAGGTCGATCCAGAAGCACGACATCGACTGCCAGGACGGGGAGAAGGGGGACCATGTCGGGCTGGCGCTCAAGGGCATCGAGAGCGAGGAGCTCGACAGGGGCTTCGTCGTCTCCACCGACCCCTCGATCAAGATGACCCAGGAGCTGAACGCGAAGGTCGCCTACAACAGGTTCTACCGCGGAGACCTGAAGGAGGGGATGATGGTCCACGTGGGCCACTGGATGCAGATGGTCCCCGCCAGGATCGAATCCGCCTCCGGAAGGGACTCCGAGGTGAAGATGGCCTTCGACGGGAAGATCATCCACAAGCCGGGCGACACTGCCGTCGTCATGTACCTCGAGGGCGGGAAGCTCAGGGTCATCGGCACCGTCGTCCTTCCCTGA
- a CDS encoding phenylacetate--CoA ligase: MTFWNEELETMPADKLKEMQFRLLQNEIKTMYEKSAFFRKRMDSVGLKPEDITDMDQFRKIPCMKKTDLRDNYPDGLFVVPYDDLVRVHVSSGTTGKPTVVGYTQKDIDNWTESLARGMTSFGAGKKDVMQNMHGYGLFTGGLGVHYAGERIGATVIPTGVGNTDRQIQLMQDLPVTFLAGTPSYMFHIADICDQKGIDIRRDTKVRKALCGGEPWSESMRKKLYDRTGIKAYSCYGASEFYGPMFLECSEQAGMHVWADLALVEILDKEGNPVPDGEQGEVVVTMLQKEAFPLIRYKIGDISSITWEKCKCGRTHPRLGRITGRADDMIVVRGINVFPSQVESVIGEMPFLAPFYHITLTNPNYMDKMVVDVEILPECLPDMTDQLDRMTQQVVDRMKEILNLKVVVKINLPNTLERCDGKSKHVTDNRSWD, from the coding sequence ATGACGTTCTGGAATGAGGAACTTGAGACGATGCCCGCTGACAAACTGAAGGAGATGCAGTTCAGGCTCCTCCAGAACGAGATAAAGACGATGTACGAGAAGTCCGCCTTCTTCAGAAAGAGGATGGATTCCGTCGGCCTCAAACCGGAGGATATCACCGACATGGACCAGTTCCGGAAGATCCCCTGCATGAAGAAGACGGACCTCAGGGACAATTACCCGGACGGGCTGTTCGTCGTCCCCTACGACGACCTCGTGAGGGTCCATGTCTCCTCGGGGACCACCGGGAAACCGACCGTCGTGGGGTACACGCAGAAGGACATCGACAATTGGACCGAGTCCCTGGCCCGCGGGATGACCTCGTTCGGGGCCGGGAAGAAGGATGTCATGCAGAACATGCACGGCTACGGCCTGTTCACCGGCGGGCTGGGCGTGCACTACGCCGGAGAGCGCATCGGGGCCACGGTCATACCGACGGGCGTCGGCAACACCGACCGCCAGATCCAGCTGATGCAGGACCTCCCGGTCACATTCCTCGCCGGGACCCCTTCCTACATGTTCCACATAGCCGATATCTGCGACCAGAAGGGCATCGACATCCGCCGCGACACCAAGGTCAGGAAGGCCCTCTGCGGCGGGGAGCCCTGGTCGGAGAGCATGAGGAAGAAGCTCTACGACAGGACCGGCATCAAGGCCTACTCCTGCTACGGGGCGAGCGAGTTCTACGGGCCCATGTTCCTCGAATGCTCCGAGCAGGCCGGCATGCATGTCTGGGCGGACCTGGCCCTCGTGGAGATCCTCGACAAGGAAGGCAACCCGGTCCCGGACGGGGAGCAGGGGGAAGTGGTCGTCACTATGCTGCAGAAGGAGGCCTTCCCGCTGATCCGCTACAAGATCGGCGACATATCCTCCATCACCTGGGAGAAATGCAAGTGCGGCAGGACCCACCCGAGGCTCGGGCGCATCACCGGCAGGGCGGACGACATGATCGTGGTCCGCGGGATCAACGTCTTCCCCTCGCAGGTCGAGAGCGTCATCGGCGAGATGCCGTTCCTCGCCCCGTTCTACCACATCACCCTCACCAACCCCAACTACATGGACAAGATGGTGGTCGACGTGGAGATCCTGCCCGAGTGCCTGCCCGACATGACGGACCAGCTCGACAGGATGACCCAGCAGGTCGTGGACCGCATGAAGGAGATCCTCAACCTGAAGGTCGTCGTGAAGATCAACCTCCCCAACACCCTTGAGCGCTGCGACGGGAAGTCCAAGCACGTGACCGACAACAGGTCCTGGGACTGA